The Xiphophorus couchianus chromosome 6, X_couchianus-1.0, whole genome shotgun sequence genomic interval GGGGGGATGAGCAGCGCCACTTAGAGGGTGATTGGCaacactaagacccgcctcctggctctgattggcgcTCGGTCCGTACCGTTTGATGTAGCCGATGGTGTCGTGCGGTTGGACCTGGGCCGTTCTCTCCGTGTCGTTGAGGAACTTCAGGCGGACCACCATGCTCCGCTCCGCTCCCCGCCGCCTCGCCCCGTCTTCCGCCTCgggctcctcctcctcccggGGGGAGGGGCCGGTGGGCGGAGCCTCGGACAGAGCGCCGTCACCCACAGAGGCGATGGAGGAGAGGGGCGTGTCCTGTGGGGAGGGGGAATGTCCTGGGAACAGCTGCTCCTGGGGCTCGGCGGTGCGGGTGGAGACCCAGGCGAGCAGCAGcaccatcagcagcagcagcgagcCGAACAGCAGCGTCACCTCGTCCCCCACGCCTTCGATCAGAGCCATCGCCAGCAGCGCACCTGAACAAGGGACGGCTCAGGTGAGCAGCACAGACAAATACAGGGAACCTCTGGTTCAGTCACCATGGCAACTGATGCTAAATGCACGTGACAATCATTAGAACCGGATCCAAAACAGACCCAGAACCAGGAGCAGGACAGACCTCCAGAGAACTCAGAGGAATGTTCTGAGTCAGAACCCGGGGTGACAGTAagccggtccggtccggtccggtccggtccgctGCTGCGTACCTGCAGAAGAGCGGTATGCAGCAGCGGGACAACAGCTGCAGTTTGAGTCAGGATAGATCTGCTAGCAGCAGGCAGTCTAAATCTTAATCTGTTTGTAAATATCTAGCATTTTTCATTCCCAATAGTTCCTGATCAGTCCGTGCTGCTGGAGCCTCTCCGCTCCTGGAGCTCCTGGTTTGGGTCAGCAGCCCTCACACCGTTCTCCGCCATGATTAGCGTCTGTC includes:
- the tmub1 gene encoding transmembrane and ubiquitin-like domain-containing protein 1, producing the protein MALIEGVGDEVTLLFGSLLLLMVLLLAWVSTRTAEPQEQLFPGHSPSPQDTPLSSIASVGDGALSEAPPTGPSPREEEEPEAEDGARRRGAERSMVVRLKFLNDTERTAQVQPHDTIGYIKRTYFAGQEQQVRLIYQGQLLQDDAQTLASLNLAHNCVLHCHISQSVAAGMAGGPRPADQVQVALNVGSLMVPLLVLMLSVLWYCQIQYRQFFTAPATASLVGITIFLSLVAFGVYRR